In Jeotgalibaca arthritidis, a single genomic region encodes these proteins:
- a CDS encoding anthranilate synthase component II, with protein sequence MIVLIDNYDSFTYNLYQLLGEHSQTAIKVVRNDDLLVEELAALNPSHIVISPGPGRPEEAGISVDLIKELADRVPILGICLGHQAICQAYGADIVHAKPLVHGKASTIHVASGSPIFNGLPPLLEVGRYHSLIADRHTLPDDLLVIAESTDGEVMAVKHRDHDLYGLQFHPESILTKQGSQMIKNFIQLGGVNDD encoded by the coding sequence ATGATTGTGTTAATTGATAACTACGACAGTTTTACTTATAACTTATACCAATTATTAGGAGAGCATAGCCAAACAGCTATTAAAGTCGTTCGCAATGATGACTTACTTGTTGAAGAGCTAGCTGCTCTAAACCCTAGCCATATTGTTATTTCACCAGGTCCTGGACGACCGGAGGAGGCTGGTATATCCGTAGACTTGATTAAAGAACTAGCAGACCGTGTACCGATATTAGGTATCTGCTTAGGACATCAAGCCATTTGCCAAGCTTATGGGGCGGATATTGTTCATGCTAAGCCGCTTGTTCATGGTAAAGCCTCAACCATTCATGTTGCTAGTGGCAGCCCTATTTTCAATGGCTTACCGCCATTGTTAGAAGTGGGACGTTACCATTCTCTAATTGCTGATCGTCACACCTTGCCCGATGATTTATTGGTCATTGCTGAGAGCACGGATGGAGAAGTCATGGCAGTGAAGCACCGTGATCATGACTTGTATGGTTTGCAATTTCATCCAGAATCAATTTTAACGAAACAAGGTAGCCAAATGATTAAAAATTTCATTCAATTAGGGGGAGTCAATGATGATTAA
- the trpD gene encoding anthranilate phosphoribosyltransferase yields the protein MINEAISAIFSGKDLTTETARAVMDLMMEGQATDAQMGAYLTAMRMKGETIDEIAASAAVMREKSTKLKTNRDVLDIVGTGGDELNSFNISTVSSFIVAAGGVPVAKHGNRSVSSKCGSADVLEALGANINLTAEQSAQILQETDICFMIAQAYHSAMKHVAHVRKQLGVRTLFNILGPLANPAGASLQLLGVYDENLVEPLANVLNKLAVKRAMVVHGHDGLDEITITGTTTICEVNNGNVTSYFITPEQFGLERSNLSALIGGEPEENAQIALKILEGEKGPRRDIVVMNAACCLYMGKENLSLRDCVRLAEDLLDSGQAKAKLLQFIEATQSLKTEVSA from the coding sequence ATGATTAACGAGGCCATTAGTGCTATTTTCTCTGGAAAAGATTTAACGACAGAAACAGCTAGAGCTGTCATGGATTTAATGATGGAAGGACAGGCAACGGATGCGCAAATGGGCGCTTACTTGACTGCTATGCGAATGAAAGGAGAAACCATTGATGAGATAGCAGCTAGTGCAGCAGTGATGCGAGAGAAAAGTACTAAACTAAAGACGAACCGAGATGTTCTAGACATCGTAGGAACGGGTGGAGATGAGCTCAATAGCTTTAACATTTCAACCGTATCATCGTTTATTGTTGCAGCAGGCGGCGTACCGGTCGCAAAACATGGTAATAGAAGTGTTTCAAGTAAGTGTGGGAGTGCCGATGTTTTAGAAGCGTTGGGAGCGAATATTAACTTAACAGCAGAGCAAAGTGCCCAAATTCTTCAAGAAACGGATATTTGTTTTATGATTGCGCAAGCTTATCACTCTGCTATGAAACATGTGGCACATGTCAGAAAACAGTTAGGTGTTCGAACGTTATTTAATATTTTGGGGCCACTAGCTAATCCAGCAGGAGCTAGCCTGCAGCTATTAGGCGTTTACGATGAGAATTTAGTTGAACCTTTGGCGAATGTATTAAATAAATTAGCTGTTAAACGTGCCATGGTTGTTCATGGTCATGACGGTTTGGATGAAATTACCATTACGGGAACAACAACCATCTGTGAAGTCAATAATGGTAACGTGACCAGTTACTTTATTACGCCTGAACAATTTGGCTTAGAACGAAGCAATCTATCGGCTCTCATTGGTGGCGAACCAGAAGAGAATGCCCAAATTGCCCTAAAAATATTAGAGGGTGAAAAAGGACCTCGTCGCGATATCGTCGTCATGAATGCAGCCTGTTGTTTATATATGGGCAAAGAAAATCTGTCATTGCGTGATTGTGTTCGCTTAGCAGAAGATTTACTGGATAGTGGGCAGGCAAAGGCTAAACTACTTCAATTTATTGAGGCAACTCAGTCTTTGAAAACGGAGGTATCGGCATGA